Sequence from the Christiangramia fulva genome:
GAGCTTACAAAAATACTGGAAGTAACATTTTATTTCCTTTGATAAGGCTCATTGTTAAAGCACCGTTGCTTGTTATCGCTGGTTGCTATCTCTATTAAGAGATTCGTAATGATTCTCAAATATATAAAAAGTTATTTTTTCTGGCAAAAATCAGGCGGTTTTATTGCTTCTTAATTATTAATAACTTATTCAGCTAAATATTAGAATCACTTAGCCTTTATTTTCCATGAATATTATAAAATCTAAAACCTTTAGAGCAGTAGCCACTTTTGGGTTGAAAAGAGGATACCGCGAGGAATTGATCCCTTTAAGGGAATTCAAGTTGAAATTGGTGGCTGCCCAGGCACAGGTTCATAAGGAATTAGACATTCAGTTGAGCACAAAAATTTCTCATTGCGATATTGTGTTTTCAGGACAGGACGAGCCTTCTATTGAAATAAGCTTTATTCAGTATCCAAAATTTCCCAAAAAAGAATCTGTACTACGAGAAGGGATTTTAAAGCTTGTAGAAATTTTGATGAAATCTCTGGATCAGAATCGGGTGGTTATTGTTTTTGACGATAAAACCTATATGTTAGAAGAGAATTCAGAAAACCTGGATCCGGGAATTAATTTTTGAAAAAGGAAATTTGCCATTTAATTAGAACGTAAATGGAAGAAACAGAGAAGATATTGTACAGGGAAGATCCCTCAGAGGAATTCCAAAGGTATGTCTACATAGGATCCGCCTATCCTGAAGATATGAACAATTCTCATCCGCAATTCGAAAGTTTTAAAGACTGGCAGGAGTTGGTGGACAGTGATGAATATGCAGAGAATCTGGTAAATCTCTTTTTTTGTGAATATATATTTTATCAGGATCCCGAATCATTTGAAGATTATTTCGGAGCCGAATTTCATAAAATCTATAAGGAAAAACATGAAGAGATAATAGCTTCGGGATGGTTCCGGGGACTAGATACACCTGTTTTCTCAGGGCTTGATTTAAGAGATAGAGAAATAGAAGAATCTACTTACTTCGAAAATGGGGAGTATAAGAGGAGAATATTTACAGAGGGTTCAGAAGTAGAAATTTTGAGGGAAAAGTATGGCTTTAGTACAGGATAGTATGTGTTGGAAGAAGAATACCCGCAATTACTTGAAGATATAAAGGAACTTCGGAAGATTTTTAAAAGCTAAGTAATATCATATTCTGCTACACTTCTTTTTTTGGAAACTAAAGTAAAATTTTCGACATATATGGCTACAATAAAGTTTGAAAATGCGGAAGATCTTATTAACTTTTTATGCAGGAAAGATGTATTGGGTAAACTGGAAATCGATTTTGAACCCGATTTTGGTACATTGGTCCCTCACATATACTTAAAATATTATCCCGAATTGCAGGAGCATTTGCAATATGTTTTTGGACTATGGACCTCTAGCATCTCGCCACCTGCATCAGCTTTTACGTTGGTCATATATAGTGCAGATGATTTCGAATTCGAAACTTTTGAAGATGAAGAGATTTATGTTTATAAATTATATAATTTTAAAGAAGATGAAGGGTTTGAATTGGACACGAACAAATTAAAGCCAGAATACAATTAATAGCAGGAACTAAAATCAAGATAACTCAAAAAATTCGAAAACATTAATTTTAAAAAATATGGCAATTATAAAATTTGAAAACACTCACGATCTCATAGATTACCTTTGTCAGAAGGAGGTCTTAGGTGAATTAAAAGTCAAATTTTGGTTGGGGAATGGATGGGAGTCAGAATTTAACTTTGATTATCCGGATTTGGAGAAGCATCTTAATCTCCAGTTATTTATTCATTTTTTGGACTGTATCTGGATGGTCAATAAAGTGGAAGTAGATTTTGAAAGTGTAGAGGACTACAGTACCTACGGGGAGTGGAGTGGTATGGAAATGGAAGATAAATCCTATATTGAACAAATCCTCTCTTTTATCAGAGAATCAGTAGAAGAAGCTACTCCTATAAACGATGTATATACCCACATCGATATTGAAGAAAATGGAGATAGCTATAAATTAAGCAATATTGAGGTTAAACGCTTTGAAATTTTTCAGTGGGATGATGGCCAAAAATCAATTCCCATTGATCAGGAATTGAGGCTAGAGCATTTTCTTTTACTTTAATTTCCTGATCACTATTGGAATCTAAATTTAGGTTGAGACCTTGTAAATTTTCTTTCATTTAATCATCCGTTTACCTCTCCACATCTACATTAAAAATCGGAAATAAATCACTTACCATTTTATCCTCAATGTAAAATCGATTAATAGCATTGTTTGAATCATCTGTATCGGGCAGGGAAAGCCAACTGATGGCAACATGATTTTTAATATACCCAACAGAATGATCTTGAAAAATTCTTTCAAGTCCAATTCTTAACTGGCTTACCGTATTCGGTTTTTTCTCAAACGAGAAAGGTGCTGCGGTTTTACAGTTATTTTCAGCATCTACCCAGATATCTTTAACCGTGTACCGCAAATGATTAGATATACGATTTTTTAGATTAGTGGATTTACCAACATACAGGCATATTTTATTATCACAAGTTGCTGCCCGCAGCCAGTCCTGACAGATCTTCACAGTAATTAAATCATCCCGGTTGACAGGACCTTTTAATTTATAGGGCTGTTTATCAATTGCCTCCGAAAGATTAGTCGTATCGCCAACCCACCAAAAAACGTAAACTCCTGCTGCGCCATTCAAGGAGGAAAAGGTTTTCCTCTCTACTCCCTCTATTAATTCTTTAACTAAAACATAATTTTTTAATTTAAGATCATTTACCGAGCTATTAATAATATCAAGATCGAATGTTGCGGCTCCAGTCATTTAAACTATATTAATTTATTGTTTTTGATTTTTTATAAACGTCACCTCACAACTCTTGCACAACCTTTTCTCCTGCACATACTCGTTTATATCAAACCATCCTCCTGTTCGTTGCCAAATATCCAAGCCACGGCCTAAAATTATTTTCCAACCATTATCCATTTCTATGTAACGGTCATGTATGAAGTCGTCAAATTCATAAGTGAGAATTATCCCCATACTTTCTACGGAAAGAGCCATATTCTTAAAGGCATCCTGATTGTTTTCTAAATACTCTTCATCACAAGTGGTTACGAGATGAACTTTAATTTCTGTCTCAGGATTTTTGTTATCAACAAGAAGCTTAATAAACTCCATGAAATTTCTTAGTTGATGAAGCATCCTGATATAAGGATCCATTAATTTAATTTCAGAAGCACCTATAAGGTAGGCTCCGAAGAGATTTTCATAGGAAATCCCAGATTGATTATCTCTGATAATTTTCTGCTTGGGTTCCAGCTCTAATTTTCCGGATTCCCCTTCCTTATCAGCGGGAATTTCTTTACTTTCCTCTGAATTGGTTTTCTTTTCTTTAATAAGGGTCTCTCCAAAATCTAATATTTCTAGAGTTTCAATTTCAACTTTTTTACCTGAGCTTTTAATCGTATAGCTAAAATCAACTCCTTCGAAAGTTTCATCCATTTTCTGAAGCTGTTGCTTTACCCTTTTTCTACTTTCAATTGCCAGGTCAAGCAGTTCTTTTGCTTCCTCCTCCTTCATTTCTACACTGGGATAAATGATTTTAGCCATACCTGAAAAAGTTTTAGCAATAGATGTTTTATCCCTTGTTGTTATGGAATCAGATAATTCAAAATACTGAGTATATTCATGAGTTCTGTCTTCACGTCTTAAATCTCTTAGAATTTCAGCCAGGTAATCTACTATAAAACCATAATTGGAAGTAAACATTTCATTTCTTAGTTTCTGGATCTCCCATCCAGGTATATAGGCATGAATTCGATCCAAAAAAGCTGAATCATAATAGTCTTTAGGTAAAGCATCAAAAAGATCACTGTGCTTAAGCATATAAGCTACCGAATGATCTGTATTTCCTACAAAAACCATTGAAGCAGAAGCACCATATACTTCGGTTCCCCGAGAAAAAGATTTATTGGCCATATAGTTTTTCATGATATCCACAAGGCCTCTATCTGATCGCTTGGTTTTACCTGCAAATTCATCATAGGCCACAACATCCCAATAGCCTACAAGGCCAATATCTCCCGTGCTATTATTTACGAAAAGTTTTGCCTTAGACACCTCTCCTCCGGAAATTAATATCCCATGCGGGGATAACTCCGAATAGATATGAGATTTACCTGTTCCTTTAGGACCCAATTCTATCAGATTATAATTGTTTTCTACAAAAGGAATTAGTCGGATCAACTGAAGCAACTTGGTTCTTAAAGTAAATTCGCTTGGGTTTAATCCAATAGACTGCATTAATAAGTCGATCCATTCTTCTTTTGAAAATTTAGCACGTTCTTCTTTGAATTCCCTTACATCTACATTTGAAATTTGTATCGGCTTTAAAGTTTCTATCAGCCATGGAATATGATCTCTCTCATCAGACGGGAAATAAGCCAGGGTTAATATGCACCACACCCCACTGGAAAGAAGTTTCTGATGCTCCTTAATAATCCCGTCAGATATTGGGATTTGTTTTAACCCAAGGTTCGCAAAACTGGCTTCATATCTATCTCTTCTATCATTAAGCTTTACTGATACTTTATCAATAATTCTATGAGATCCTTTTTCCCTGATCGTAGATTTGATTATTTGAGCCTCGTCCCGGTGCACGAAATGTTTCGAAATAATATTCTTTACTGTTTCTACTCCCTGATTGATAGTTTCTTCATCATCTGTCGCACAATATTGTCCTAATAAATACTCAAGAACATATGTTGGAACAATCGCATTTCCCTTCACCAGTTTAGTGAGGTCCTTACGAACCACTTTTCCTCCAAAACTTTGATTAAGCTTTTGATCCAGTTCTTCCATTTCTTATTGTTTTAATCGAAATCGCTTGAAAAGGTAATATTCAGGGTATAGTAAAAATCTTTATATTTTTTCCATTTGTTCGTACCTTCCAGCGGTTCCTCTAAAATCAGTCTTATCCTTTGATTTTTATATTTTCCACTTGCTTTTTTACTTAAATGAAACTGATACTTAACTTCCCTTTGTCTTTCGCTTCCTTCTTCGATATCAAAATTGAAAGTAAACTGATCACTTAAAATTTCTCCATCTTCTGCATACAATCCAGCTCTGATCTGCCTTGATAATATTTTCTCACCTACTAATTCCTGCTGAATAAATGAAACAGGTAAAATATTGGTTGTGATGCGATCGGTAGATTTAATAATATCAATATTCACCTGACTCACGGTATCAGTCCGCTTCCTTACCGCTGTTTTCAATAATGGAACTATAACTTCCTGGGGAGACGCTCCTCCATGTATAAATCGACTTCCCGCCCCTTTGATTCTAAGTCTGTTGATAGATTTTGGGATTAAAACCTCCAAACCGTCATTATTCAAATTTAGTTCTGAGGTCGTGAATTTCTTTGTATTCTTATCTCCTGTAAGATTTTGGCCTATCACAAACCTTCTGTTTTCCTTCCACAAATCGCCCTCATACTCAGATAAACTGAAATCACTTTCATCCAGATTCTGATTTTGATAGATAAATCCATGATCGGCTGTTATAAATACATTGGTACCATTTAAACCGGATATTTTACGTAAAATATCCTTGATATAAATTAACTCGTCAGCTACAGCTTCAAAAACCTTCCCTTCACTGGTTTTATCATCACCAGTTTTATCTATTCGATTATGATAGATATATATTAGATCATGATTCTTCACAAACTCTCTTCCTTCACCACCAGATTTAGTCTTCATTTTCATTAAATCTTCTGCCAAAATTGCGGTGGCACGAACCCCAGAATTTGATTGCAGAATTTTAGAACGACCCTTTAAACCTGATGCCGGCATTTCATCTACTAATAAACTATCCCCACCTTCCTTAACCTTCAGACTAGAATGAGGAAGTAAAGAGGCCATTCCTAATTGGGTATAGGAAGGTAAACTGCTTAACATGAACTCTAAATTAGACTCAAAACGATTTTCTGAAACTATCATTTCATGTAGTTCGACCCCGCATTCAAAGCGCAAAGCATCTGAAATAATTACAAATAGCTTTTGATTCTTATCCAGGAGAGGCTTTACATGGGTTTTAAAAAATCCTTGTTGACTATAAAGTCTATTAGTGGGCCAGACTTCTATACCATCAATTATTTTTTGCCAGTTGTCATTAAAAGGCAATAACCAGGAATTGTTGTAGATCCTTTCTACCTTCTCAGCTAATTCATGCAGGACATTATTATTTTTGGAAAGGCGGTAATTCCGGATAAATTTTCTGTAGGCATAATCAACCTGATAAAATTTAGTTGTGTATTCCTTTATTCCATTTTCAAAACTACTAAACTGGTGAGTCTTATATTTTTTAACCAGGTCTATTAATTGTGCTCCCGACTCAATTGTATTATAGAACTCAGAATATTTTGGATACCAGAATTTATTCTCCCGCCTTTTTATATAGGCTGCGACCTTTTCATAATTAAGATTTTCCGCAATCAACTGAGAAACCAGTTCATGTATTATTCTTTGGTCGGTTAATTTGAAAATATCATCTGAGATTATTTCATCTAATTGTGCCGAGTTCAACTTTTCCTCAACCTGGATATCGACAGCTATTCTTTCTGAGATTTCTCCAAAATAATCCCGATATGGAATTGTGTTCTTCCAGGTACTTAAAATCAACCTGGATTCTATATTCAAATTTTGTTTCTCCCCCAGGACGAAATTATGTTGGAAAAGATCTAAAAGAAAATCATAGATCGAAGGATTATCAGAGTGATAATTATAAATCTTTCCAATCTCGCTCCAGAAGAAGTTATTCATATTGAAGCGATTTAAAAGCTTATCAAAATCTTTTGACTTATTAATTACTTGGGAGGCGTATGCCTGAACAAATTGATCAAGGTTGGTTGTATCTGTATTAAAAAGGACGGATAACATTTTACATCGAATCTCATGCTGTTCATCATCCTTAGTGATCAAAACCTTAAGTTTCTGCTTTCGTTCCCTAGATTTGAAAAATTCTATATGCTCTGCTATCAATTCTTTCAAGAAATAATCAAGGCCTAATTCCTGAAGAAACATCGCTTCCTGATCTGTATGGAAAATATGATTAGCCAATTCTAAATCTAATAACCAGTTATCTTCATTATTCGGTTTTTCAAACGGTAGATATAAAAGAAACTTACTAGAATTCGCCTCCTTCAAGACTTTATACTTGACTTCGAATTCATTTCCACTTACTTCAAGTTTTTCCACCTGCACTATATCCAGACGTTCAAAAATTTCAGAAAACTCTTTTTTCCCATCATACCAGAAAATAACCCGATGATCGTGGAATCTTGTTTGTAAGGCTTCTTTTATTTTCTCCATAATTACTTCTTAGATAAAAATTACACTCAAAATGGTAATAACAATTAGAGCCCAGGTGACGTAATTCCTATTCATTTGATCGGAATTTAATTTCTCAATTTTCTGGTTTAACTTTTCATTATTTTCCTGACTTAATTTCAGATTAGCATTTAATAAAGAATTGACCTCCTTTTGCTCTTTAACCAGTTCAATAAGCTTTTCATGATTTCTTTCTGCTCTGCCAATCACATCCTTATTCAAATCATCGATCTCGAGAAATTGTTTCTTGATTACTGCAGTTAAGGCTTTCTCAGACTCTGTCAATTTCGTCTGAATATCATTGAATTTAGAATCTAAGCCTTTTTCTGATACACTTTCTGAAAATTCCTGAAGAGTCTCTTTATAACCATTGATATTTTTTTTGACTTTTTCGAAATACTCTTCTTGTTGAGTTGCTAAACTTTCCGATTTGTCTAAGGTAGAATCAGCTATTTCACTAATCTTTTGAGATATCTCCGGCTCAATATTTTGAATACCCTCCTGGAAAGTAGATATTGATCTATCGCTTTTCTCTAAAAGAGTATTTAATTTTTCTTCAAAACTCCGGTGGCTTTTAATAAACGCATTATTATAAGAGTCGGACTCTTTCAAAATACTTTGAAATAATTTATCTACTTTCCCGGTTAAATCAACGATAAGTGATGTTAGCTTTTCTCCACTTTGAGTAACATCAACTACCTGTTTTCTTGCCGTGGATAATTTTTCCAGGTTTTTTTCAATGTCAACTAAAGCCTGGCTAATGGTTGTATTACTCATTGGAATTCAAATATTGGTTAGTTATAGTTTTTAATTTTTCAGAATGAATAATCAGATTTACTTCCGTTTTAAGCTCCTCCAAATAATTAAGTTCTAAATATTCTTCCAGAACTTTGTTATAATGCGCAAAAGTATTCCAGAAACTCTTACTGAAATCCATTCTTTCTCCCATTTCCAGAATACCCTCGTAATAATTTTGCTTTGCTTCATTTTCAAGGTTAGGGTTATTCCTAAATCCTAAATAAAATAAGGTGAATGCATTTAATAAGGATAGAGTTGGGTTATTATCGGTTAAAGATCGTTTTATAAGTCTTACAGCACCTTGCAAATGTTTCACATTATCAATAGGAGTTCCAACTCCTACGATCTCATCATCCACCACTCTTAAATATTTCCTTAGGATATCAGCATTAGAAACTTTACCGTAATCGGTATCCTCAGTTAACGAGTATGGCTCACCATTTTCGGCAACATAGTCGGTTTTAGCATATTTGGAGTTGAAATAGTAAAATATAAAATCCTTAAGATCTTCATTTCGTTCAATCCAGTTGTTATTTTCATTAACCCCTTCTATGCAGAAATTCCGCATATCATCAATGGCTCTTTTTCTTTTCTCAGATATCTTGTCGTAAACGAACTCAGTCAAATAGGCTAAACATCTTCTGATTTCATCTACTAAAGGATTATCAGATTCCTTTATTTCATAATCCAAGGCTTTATCTAACTCTTGTCTCGCTCTTTCTCGAGTATAATATCGTAACAGAAAATCATTTAAGCCTTCAAAGTATCCATAATCAGGTTTTCGGATTGCCTTAATTCTAAATTCAGATTCTCTATAATCTTGTGTAAAGTCTTCAACAAGACCTATGCAACACATTCGATATATAGCCTTGGAAATATCAGCACTATCTTCTTCAGTATATGGGACGTAAACAATTACTTCCTCATATTCTTCAACTTCAATTAAACGACTTAAGAATCCTTCTCTCTCTTCGCGATAGGCTCCATGCTCATTTGATCGCTCAACCTCTACCTCACTGCGGCTTAAAAGATTATGCATAAATGTTTTCTCAATGATATCTCCCTTAAAATTGGTATTAAAGAAGTACATCACTGTTTCATAATCGGCACTTAAATATTGCAGATGCTTTCTGTTTAAGGATAATCCATTTTCCGCCAATAGTTGAGCAAGGCTTTCTTCAGTATGCCAGCCTTTACTTTCTTGAGGAGATTTCCTAAGCTGGCAGTGTTGGTACGCTGAACAACTTGAATTACATTGATTAAAAGCAAACATTTTATTGTCCTTACTGCAATATAATTTTACAAGATCTTTGGAAGGCGTGGCTTCTTCTATAAATTCCTCAGGTATATTCAAGTTATAAAATTCCAAGATCCTGTCAAGGTGGTCGTTTTCGAACCATTTATTTTTTATTAATTGAACAGGATAGGTATTGTCTTTATAATCTCTTTTAAGTGTTTTTAATTTATAATCAGCTAATAATATTACAGATAAAGCCATCTTTCTATCTCTCCCCGCTCTTCCAGCTTCCTGTACAAAACTTTCCAGGGAGCTTGAATAGTTCATATTCACGGTGTACCTGACATTAGGTTTGTCGATTCCCATTCCAAAGGCCTTGGTTGCGACCATAAGTGGAAGCTTATTTTCTCGGAAAAGCTCCAGATTCTTCATGGAATTACCCGATTCATCACTACCTGAAAATGAACCTACATCTTCAATACTGCTTTTTAAGTTCCTGGTGTTCTTCTGCACTGAAACACCAGTACTTTTCACATGGGGACAAAAAATGATTCCAGCATCTTTATATTCCCCATTTCTTTGAAACATATTAGGCGTTAACTTTATAGATAAATCGTTTTCACGATTATCCTTGCTATTCTGTCTTTCAAAGAATCTCTCTTTAATATAGGAGGTGTTTTTTTCGGTCTGCAATAAATTAAGGTGATCAGGTATCTCTTGAAGATAATTTCTTAAAAAATCGCTTTTCGAATCATAAACTGACCATTTATTGCTGACATTCACTGCCCTTGGTAATGAAGCGTCCAAACTTCTATTTCTATCAAAATAAATATCCTCTTCAAATTTCACCCTTACCTTCTCCACCTTATACTGTAATTCTAAACGATTGGTATTCTCATACCGTACAATAGTTTCTGAATCCAGTAAAAATGAACCGTTACCAGACAATTCCCTTTCTACATCTGCCAGGACATCAAATGAAGCAGTAGCTGTTAAACCAAATAAGGAAATTTCGTCATCTTTGGCTCTTACGTAATTATACAGGTTACGTCCCAAGTGCAAATATGAAAACCTAAAGTCATGTCCCCATTCCGAGACACAATGCACTTCGTCAATTACCCCGTACGAGAAATATACGTTGTAGTCGTGCATATGTTTAAGCCGTTCCCTAAACTTCAGTATTGATAACCTCTCTGGAGATACAAAAACAAAAAGCAATTGGGAAGATTCCATTCTCCTCTCCCTTTTCTTTTTTTCCGAAGAGGAAACAGTACTGTTTATATAAGTACAACAATCTATCCCATTATTAATCAAACCATCATACTGATCTTTCATCAAGGAAATTAAAGGGTCAATCACCATGGTAATGCCTGGCTGTAGCATCGCTGCGATTTGATAGGTGAGAGATTTTCCTCCCCCGGTGGGTAATAAGCCTATAACAGGCAATTTCTTTAAAGCTCGATCTAATATTGGTAATTGGCCAGGTCTAAACGATTCCTTTCTAAAAAGGTAGTTTAAAAAGTAATTTAGGTAAGCTTTGTTTTCCTCAATATCAATGTATCCCTGATCTGTTTTCTCAACCAGGTCCTTATATTTAATAATACTTGAAGTATAAACCGTTCTATCTCTACTGGATTCACGAACAGATCTTAATTTAAAATAACAGTTATTAAAACACTTGTATTTACTTAATGCATTTTGATTAATCTGTGATAATTCCAGAATAGAAAAGTCAAGCACAAAATCATAGACCTTATTTAGGTGATGATCTTCTGCACCGTTACTTACCTTTGCATCTAAATGCAATGGAGATTCGTAAAAGGTATTATTACTAATAACTTCAAGATCTATTTCAGGTAAAATAATATCTGAATAATCCCTTGTCAATTGTGAAAGGTTATGGAATAGATTTCTAAAATCCTTTATCGCAATAGCTGAAAAAGGAACATCTTTTTCTTCAACAAGGATCGACCATCTTTCTTTTTTAAGATCAAGATTTCCAGTGATGATAGCCTCAATTAGCATTTTTTGAAATCTAGCTATAGCAATAGGAGAAAGTAATTCCTGAAGGTTTTCCAAGTTAACCTCGGTTAAATTTATCTCTTTTGAGACTAAGCCTTCCACTTGTTGGATTAGCCTTTCTAGGTCTAACTGATTATTAGACTTATATGATATTTCTCCCAGATTTATTTCCCTAACGCTAGTACCAAAGCTTTTAGAGAAAATATCTTCTATAAAATCACTTGCTTTGGTTGGTAAACCACGGGTAACAATATTGTTTAGAACTGCGAACAGTGGATGAACATCCTCATATACGCTTGCTCCTATATCAAAGGGAGCGGAAACGTCAAACTTACTTAAAAAGCCAGTATATTTCTGCTTTTCTTTATCCAGTAATTTCCTTCGCTCTCGATAAGAATCAAGTTCGATAGCTGCATGAAAATGGACGGATGGATAGTATTCTATAGGTATTAAGTGACCTTCTCGATCTGGCGATAATTTATATAATCTGCATTTATAGGTCCAATTGCCACCTTTGAAATTTGGATTATCTTTTTCATAAAGAAGTGGAACATCAAAGTAATTGTAGAAGGCATCGATCCTCTGGTTCATAGGATTTAATGGTCCTACACAAGCAATATAATTTTCTGAGTTAACATTCTCATCTACAATATTTGCCAAATGCTTTAGGTCAATTTCCGCAACATCCAGAATATTGGAAAATATATGAATGACTGGTAAACCTGAATTACTTCTAATACTATCAGCATATATAACTTCAAAATAGCTATTGATGGCGTGCACTTTATCGGAATCATCCAAATAAGCTTCTGCATGAGCAACAGCTCTTTCCAGAGTAATTTTTGCAGGCTCAATAAGAGTTACCTTATTCACCTTGTTTTTTATACCATTTTCATGTAAATAATCGAATAAGTTAACCGTTCCCAAAGCCTGACCGCAGCCCCAATCAATAACTTCGTAGCCATCTTTGAATAAATCTAGGGGTAATTCTTGAAATGCATCCCTCAGTTTAGCCTTGTGCATTTTACCAAAAGAGTACAGATATTGACAAAGATGTTCATGTGTCTCCAAGAGGGCTACCCCTCTTTTGAGCTCTGACCAAAGACGATCTCTTTCCGATTGCGATAAATGGGAAATGCTTTCCCAGGCTATTTCCCTGATTTTGTCAAATGACAAATCTTTTGTTTCTCTAATCTTCCGTAAATATTCCTCCACTTTAGTATGTTGGTTAGTGAATAACGCTTTTTAGATTAAATTCCTGTAATAATATCTGTCGTAGGGTCTTTTCTATGCTCTTTATAATTACATAAAGCTATTTCATTTGAGGTGTTGGCATAACAGTACACACAGGCGTGAGGGCATGTGTTATATTGTCCTATATCCTTGCTCATAATACATCCGCAAGCCTCTCTTTGCCCTCCATCCTTAAGTTTCCTGGTTTTCTTAAAACCATTACTATTGTTAAATAAGGTAGGCTCTTCAAATTCAACTCCCAGGAACTCCATTAATTCCTTATCTTCTCCAAAAAGTTCAATCATCAAATCGTCATCCAAGCATTTATTATGCTTTATTCCATAAACTTCTAAAGGTATCTTTTCTGCACAAGTAGCTATTTCAAAATTCCACTTCTTATTTAACTCCTGCAATCCTTTGGCTACCTGCCGCATCGTATTGAAATCAAACTCTTTAAACCTGATAACTTCTCTCTTCAGATTATTTTCAACCTTTCGGTAAATTCCGA
This genomic interval carries:
- a CDS encoding DEAD/DEAH box helicase translates to MEEYLRKIRETKDLSFDKIREIAWESISHLSQSERDRLWSELKRGVALLETHEHLCQYLYSFGKMHKAKLRDAFQELPLDLFKDGYEVIDWGCGQALGTVNLFDYLHENGIKNKVNKVTLIEPAKITLERAVAHAEAYLDDSDKVHAINSYFEVIYADSIRSNSGLPVIHIFSNILDVAEIDLKHLANIVDENVNSENYIACVGPLNPMNQRIDAFYNYFDVPLLYEKDNPNFKGGNWTYKCRLYKLSPDREGHLIPIEYYPSVHFHAAIELDSYRERRKLLDKEKQKYTGFLSKFDVSAPFDIGASVYEDVHPLFAVLNNIVTRGLPTKASDFIEDIFSKSFGTSVREINLGEISYKSNNQLDLERLIQQVEGLVSKEINLTEVNLENLQELLSPIAIARFQKMLIEAIITGNLDLKKERWSILVEEKDVPFSAIAIKDFRNLFHNLSQLTRDYSDIILPEIDLEVISNNTFYESPLHLDAKVSNGAEDHHLNKVYDFVLDFSILELSQINQNALSKYKCFNNCYFKLRSVRESSRDRTVYTSSIIKYKDLVEKTDQGYIDIEENKAYLNYFLNYLFRKESFRPGQLPILDRALKKLPVIGLLPTGGGKSLTYQIAAMLQPGITMVIDPLISLMKDQYDGLINNGIDCCTYINSTVSSSEKKKRERRMESSQLLFVFVSPERLSILKFRERLKHMHDYNVYFSYGVIDEVHCVSEWGHDFRFSYLHLGRNLYNYVRAKDDEISLFGLTATASFDVLADVERELSGNGSFLLDSETIVRYENTNRLELQYKVEKVRVKFEEDIYFDRNRSLDASLPRAVNVSNKWSVYDSKSDFLRNYLQEIPDHLNLLQTEKNTSYIKERFFERQNSKDNRENDLSIKLTPNMFQRNGEYKDAGIIFCPHVKSTGVSVQKNTRNLKSSIEDVGSFSGSDESGNSMKNLELFRENKLPLMVATKAFGMGIDKPNVRYTVNMNYSSSLESFVQEAGRAGRDRKMALSVILLADYKLKTLKRDYKDNTYPVQLIKNKWFENDHLDRILEFYNLNIPEEFIEEATPSKDLVKLYCSKDNKMFAFNQCNSSCSAYQHCQLRKSPQESKGWHTEESLAQLLAENGLSLNRKHLQYLSADYETVMYFFNTNFKGDIIEKTFMHNLLSRSEVEVERSNEHGAYREEREGFLSRLIEVEEYEEVIVYVPYTEEDSADISKAIYRMCCIGLVEDFTQDYRESEFRIKAIRKPDYGYFEGLNDFLLRYYTRERARQELDKALDYEIKESDNPLVDEIRRCLAYLTEFVYDKISEKRKRAIDDMRNFCIEGVNENNNWIERNEDLKDFIFYYFNSKYAKTDYVAENGEPYSLTEDTDYGKVSNADILRKYLRVVDDEIVGVGTPIDNVKHLQGAVRLIKRSLTDNNPTLSLLNAFTLFYLGFRNNPNLENEAKQNYYEGILEMGERMDFSKSFWNTFAHYNKVLEEYLELNYLEELKTEVNLIIHSEKLKTITNQYLNSNE